The genomic DNA tgtgtgttgtgtcattcAACACATTCAATTATGTCCTAATAATGTTCAATAATCTTCAAAAATTTAGATATCCTTCATTTCAATATCCCGTAATTCACTTTTACGTAAAGTATTATTTGACTACAATGTGACAAGTCCTCGTCTGAAATCTCATATTTTATCCACTGcagctgcatgagtgtgttttgtgttcctgcAGGGCAGTTCTGCGGTGGGATGTGTAGCtgcatgaatgtgttttgtgttcctcagggcagttctgcagtggggtgtgtgtagctgcatgaatgtgttttgtgttcctcagggcagttctgcagtggggtgtgtgtagctgcatgagtgtgttttgtgttcctgcAGGGCAGTTttgcagtggggtgtgtgtagctgcatgagtgtgttttgtgttcctgcagggcagttctgcagtggggtgtgtgtagctgtggttCTGGTTCTTGGGGTTCTCAGTGCTGTTCTCAATCTGGTGCTTTTCATCGTCATCCTGACCAAACGCAGAGCTGCACTCAGACAGAACACAGGTTTGGGTTTTAGGTTCTAAGTCCAGTAAACCAGTGGTGCCTAAACCACTCAAAACTCTAAATCCTTAAACTCTGTGGATGCAGTCATGTGAAGGGCAGATAAACCTTTTTGTCATTTTACTGTTTATATGGCACAATGTCTCCAAATATGTCGCTGAAATACACCCGTTAGCACGCAAGCTAGCTTCTCTCAGTGCcagttgtgctgttgttggttcTTGCCAGGCAAGGCTGCTGGCTTTTAACTAGTTAGTCTCAGAGACTTTCAGAGATCTCCATACTGCGGCTTTGATGCAAATAATCTTCTCTTGTTTCCCCATTCAGACCCTGGTAATCTAACAGCGTCTCCACCTGAGCAGGTGAGTTGGATTAGCCCAGTGAGGGATTATGTGTTTGGCTGCCTGGCTCCCTGACtgactatttatttattctaatTGACagccagaggtgtaaaaagtactgaaatgttgtactcaagtaaaagtacaattactttgatgaaattttacttaagtacaagtaaaattacccatctaaaaatgtactcaagtaaaagtaaaaagtagttaatttaaaatgtactttaagtaaaagttacttagttactttcaacaacttgatcggggccgctcctatatagttcaaaaaaggacaaggggtcataaatccaatacaaaactagttatttttaattaaaggaaatctttagaaatataagtgcaatgacattaaacatgtcaaacattaaacattaaactgtcaacacaacatttaagaacttttgggaggacatgccaagacatgaacacatgacagctaaaataaaaaagttaaaatgcccgctgccccactatattaaaactttggttactttacttgtgtccacctttagagcattagtctacaaacttcttgttgagtttgagcagcagctgatttgcaaggtgtgtagagttcatccgggctcgctttgcagtaaacggcaatccagcacagccgaagagtcactcgcaggcggccgaggcaggtaggccagtattgagtttcagggacagttttttgatattctgaaaggagttcagcagatccatattgactgagacacaggctaggttcccttctaactcccctgtaccttctggacttcattgaggaaaataaatcatcttcatctgatgaatgttgtccaacttgcttcagcccctaccatccggtcaagatgttgtctgacattgactagacctgtagaatgacaaacaacaattctgaccattaagtattgagctgccatcaagagtgcatctataaatagctacttgagatgacagacctacagtatatatacagaatgataacattattttctatttctacatgcatcataattcataatcctaaattcttgctaaccgagacccctgagcatgaacatcaaagacgtgcacgttgcaaagccaccacatcgtgataaattcgagataacgacatacacattgacattgacttgtccaactgtctgacaacgatggtgtgcgcattcacatcgttcctgtttcagggcatgggaggcagccaaatgattagcctaatatcagtttatgcggtgtatcttattgctgatgactgatctgaagttttaacacaatatgagagactgaacataataatgctatgaactgaaacgaatggaagacaggaatggaattattattagtctattggatgacggctgttaacagaaggatgggtacatgagtgtatagctagcctagctagctactatagttgacgttagcatactcagggtggttgcaagtgctagccaaaatgaggctacaagtgccatgacacgcatattttgcttattgtagcaaagctaataaacaacaaaaacgctgtctgaactactaatggaaagggacaaatactgtacttaccaacacatgcttgcgcagatttgaagattcatttttataagcagaaagttttgtctggcggggcaggcacagcttacacagcattatatagctgttgcctcttttaggttggaaggaaaactgcttgctgagttgtggatacggggtttcttcatcttctttaattttaacttgcggaaagttcggtgcttcagcttgttggtagtctgcactatcatcttcctccatctctatctctcgtgactcgacacCGGCGGCTTGCCTCGACTCTATCATcctctctatgcagcatccaccactgcaatgagaattgtcgtgcgcgattcccgcctttcggtttcctttcttgaactacgttattttttttactcagtaacggatgtaatttccaatgtagcgaagtacaatacttcagtcaaaatctacttaagtaaaagtaaaattaccgatttcaaaaactacttaaaaattacaaagtacacaaaaaaactactcaattacagtaacgtgagtaaatgtaattcgttactttacacctctgttGACGGCATGCCAGTATTTGAGTGCCTTAACTGTTACAGTAAGAGTTATGGCCAATGCGTCACTGTTAAatgtttaatatatttaaaaaaattgtgACCCAAAACTGAGGTGAATGTTGTACTGTTACACCCCTAGTGACAGCATGACATACGTGATCGTTTGACTGTATGACTGTGACAGCATGACATACGTGATCGTTTGACTGTATGACTGTGACATCATGACATACGTGATCGTTTGTAGCCGTGGTTTTTGTCTAACTCTCTGAGGTCACAAGGCCAAGCAGAGTTAGGAGTTGTGTGACGCCACGCCGGTCTCACAGCTAAAAatatcctttttgttttgtgtattggTGTTGCTTCAGGTTCAGGATTCAAAGTCTCTGACCTATTCAGCTCTGAGTTTCAAtgccaagaagaagaagagaaggagcaaCTTCCAGACCGACAACCCACCCGTCATATATGCTGCCACTAGATAAACGGCCCATGTACACAAATGGCCACAAATTAACAGCAGTGTAACATCAACAGAACAAAGATTCCacaaactcacatgcacacctgtttgtgtaaaacacacatttgtagaTTGTTGCttgaatgttaaataaatagGTCCTGTgttaaagaatgtgtgtgtgtgttttctgtgtgtgtgtgtttgtgtgtgtgtgtgtttgtgtgtgtgtgtttgtgtgtgtgttccatacTGCAATACCAGACATACTAGGCTTGCTTTGGTCGTGGCACAGGCACCATATTACAAGTCAGTTTACCaccaaaatgttttaatttgaaggtaaaattgttacctaatgttgctttaaaattgttgtgtgtgattgttgagagagagggcacagggTACTTGGCATAGTTGGAACTTAACGCCGAAGTATGCTTCTGCATAGAATATatgtgacagtggtacaggaggtagagaagtcgtttagtaatcagaaggttgctagttcgatcccctGTCGAAGCAttcttgagcaagacactgaacccctaattgctcctgatgtgcagtgtgccatcaatgtaaatgtagccatccttgtgagaaggtgaattctcaCTGTGGCAATAAAAGGGAGAATTGCCCTTTAAAagacactccccccccccccgcaatgGTTGGATCTGGGCGTCCCCACGAGTGGTTGGCTCCAAAAGCAACTAATTGGACTGATTGTGCCCTATTCAACAGGTGCCTCATTTTCACTGATTTATGCCCCTGTGTACCCTACACTGATTTATGCCCCTCTGTACTCTACACTGATTTATGCTTCTGTGTAGAATCTACACTGTAGGCACAACATAGGATAGTGTAGCCATGCGCCTGACGTGCAACTCCCCATAAATGCAACTACATGTCACAACAAAGCATACAGCAACAACTGTGATTGGCCCGCTTGCCTGACATTTGGGGGTGTATTGATAAAGCCTAGTAAGCATGCTAAAGACACCTCACAAATCAGCATATACATATTATTTGTTAACAATAATTGGGTTATCAGattgtacagtatatattcCTCTGTGAATAAAAGTCAAACAAATCACATTTtatatacaaaaaaatatattgtcAAGCTTAAATATCATCACGGACTGCATCATTAACTGTTTGTGTCCTTtaaacatctctctcctccGAGTCCTGCCTCCAGGCGCCATTTGGGGTGATTGTTGTTGGACACACTTCAccatgtctgcttgtgtgtatagGCTCCAGTACTAGTGTTGATGTAATATTGTCCAGCAGGctttgtccaatgtcaagtctctatttgatcatgtgatgagactatacaatatagctagtttaggcgcaaaattTGAACGCCAAGACCGAcaggctgactgagcacagccagaggcacagcacacctgcaagccgaacgatgcctttcaaacataaaagtggtgatgcatgatatgctttttcaatggacaggatagacagcccattcagcctctcctgctccatgctgcccctcaggtagagGTAGGTcaagtttcaatttggaaaaggatcactcggccactgtcacagatgtcagaaacaatagcaccgaaggtggatgttacggagtgatcaggggcggagatcccatttcattgtagggggggacaatacatggtcaaatttcagagtgtaattcccggggggggacatgaattatctaaacagcattaaatgttctaacacgaaatatctattcacagacaaataatgtccaaagttcaagagaacttgatgctcaaaataagttataa from Clupea harengus chromosome 18, Ch_v2.0.2, whole genome shotgun sequence includes the following:
- the LOC116224665 gene encoding uncharacterized protein LOC116224665 isoform X2 translates to MIYHNATYLTITASVDEVEPEPSETVEDGQFCSGVCVAVVLVLGVLSAVLNLVLFIVILTKRRAALRQNTDPGNLTASPPEQVQDSKSLTYSALSFNAKKKKRRSNFQTDNPPVIYAATR